One Hyphomicrobium sp. CS1GBMeth3 DNA segment encodes these proteins:
- a CDS encoding TonB-dependent siderophore receptor: MRGEKKLQSYAAVAVSVAMSAGLAGAGARAQEQTQTELPPVQVTAQAKKAAAKKRKAAPAAAAQPSPAVEAEPVASTEAAEETRGNLSSDGGVDGYRATRTSTATKTDTPLKDIPQSITVVPKELAKDQGSRDMRTALSYVPGIVVGQGEGHRDAPTIRGVSTTADFFVDGVRDDVQYFRDLYNVDRIEVLKGPNAMIFGRGGGGGVINRVTKKAEGERIYEATTTYGSFDTKRVEVDAGQAISNDFAFRILGMYEDSGSYRDFVDLERYGINPKIMFRPDDNTKVHLAYEYFRDDRTVDRGIPSDSRTGKPAKTDDSTFFGNPDDSYMYFKSHVATATIEHKFDNGVQVKNHTQYGDYEKFYQNVYANSALGNAGTITLGAYNSLMERESIFNQTDVSAKVDMGSGIRHTLLAGVELGHQQTDTLRDPVSGNYGLADGWNPVVPFDDPVTFTSPPWGTKEGPLNRTELTLAGVYLQDQLEIGRYFEVIGGIRFDRFDLDFSNSDGAAEARVDEVWSPRVGVVFKPLEQLSLYASYSKSFLPFSGEQFSTLSAANADMRPEEFLNREIGFKWDVAPRLSFTGALFMLDRENQLVAIGGGESAQIGKTRTEGGELTLTGYVTDNWEVVAGYGYQVAEVLEGGRTVSSTTGNEVALVPRHTFSLWNKYHFMPNWAAAVGVVSRSDMYASIDNTVTLPGFARLDAALFWDINENLAAQLNVENVLDTEYYSTAHNNNNITPGSPRAYFLTVTSRF; the protein is encoded by the coding sequence ATGCGTGGAGAGAAGAAGCTGCAGAGTTATGCAGCGGTGGCTGTCTCTGTGGCGATGTCGGCCGGCCTAGCAGGAGCAGGAGCCCGAGCACAGGAGCAAACGCAGACGGAGCTGCCGCCCGTCCAGGTGACCGCTCAAGCCAAAAAAGCGGCTGCAAAGAAAAGGAAGGCCGCTCCGGCCGCAGCAGCACAGCCCTCTCCCGCTGTCGAGGCCGAGCCGGTTGCCAGCACTGAGGCTGCCGAGGAAACCCGCGGCAACCTCTCATCGGATGGCGGCGTCGATGGCTACCGCGCCACACGCACATCGACGGCGACGAAAACCGATACCCCGCTCAAGGATATTCCCCAGTCGATCACGGTGGTTCCCAAAGAGCTGGCCAAGGACCAGGGCTCGCGCGACATGCGCACAGCGCTGTCCTACGTGCCGGGCATCGTCGTCGGCCAGGGCGAAGGCCACCGCGATGCGCCAACCATCCGCGGTGTCAGCACGACGGCCGACTTCTTCGTCGACGGCGTGCGCGACGACGTGCAGTACTTCCGCGATCTCTATAACGTTGATCGCATCGAGGTCCTGAAGGGCCCCAACGCCATGATTTTCGGCCGCGGCGGCGGCGGTGGCGTCATCAACCGCGTCACCAAGAAGGCCGAGGGTGAGCGCATTTACGAAGCCACGACGACCTACGGCTCGTTCGATACCAAGCGCGTCGAGGTTGATGCCGGCCAGGCAATCAGCAACGATTTTGCCTTCCGCATCCTTGGCATGTACGAGGATTCCGGCAGCTACCGCGACTTCGTGGATCTCGAGCGCTACGGCATCAACCCGAAGATCATGTTCCGCCCCGACGACAACACGAAGGTGCACCTCGCGTACGAGTACTTCAGAGATGACCGCACCGTGGATCGCGGGATTCCGTCCGATAGCCGCACCGGCAAACCCGCCAAGACTGACGACAGCACATTCTTTGGCAACCCGGATGACAGCTACATGTACTTCAAGTCACATGTGGCGACCGCGACCATCGAACATAAGTTTGACAACGGCGTGCAGGTGAAAAACCACACGCAGTACGGCGACTATGAGAAGTTCTATCAGAACGTCTATGCCAACAGCGCATTGGGCAATGCGGGAACAATCACGCTTGGCGCGTATAATTCGTTGATGGAGCGAGAGAGCATCTTCAACCAGACGGATGTGTCGGCGAAAGTGGATATGGGCAGCGGCATCCGCCACACGCTGCTGGCCGGCGTCGAGCTCGGCCATCAGCAGACAGACACGCTGCGCGATCCGGTCTCTGGCAACTACGGTCTCGCAGACGGTTGGAATCCGGTCGTTCCGTTCGATGATCCCGTCACTTTCACCTCCCCTCCGTGGGGAACCAAAGAGGGCCCTCTGAACCGCACGGAACTCACTCTTGCGGGCGTCTACCTCCAGGATCAGCTTGAAATAGGGCGCTACTTCGAGGTCATCGGAGGCATTCGGTTCGACCGCTTCGATCTCGACTTCTCTAATTCCGACGGCGCCGCAGAGGCACGGGTCGACGAGGTCTGGTCGCCCCGCGTCGGCGTCGTATTCAAGCCGCTGGAGCAGCTTTCGCTCTATGCAAGCTACTCGAAATCGTTCCTGCCGTTCTCTGGTGAGCAGTTCAGCACGCTGAGCGCCGCGAATGCCGACATGCGGCCAGAAGAATTCCTGAACCGGGAGATTGGCTTCAAATGGGACGTGGCGCCCCGTCTCTCGTTCACCGGCGCTCTCTTCATGCTGGACCGCGAGAACCAGCTCGTTGCGATCGGGGGCGGCGAGAGCGCTCAGATCGGCAAGACCCGTACAGAGGGCGGCGAACTGACTTTAACCGGCTATGTCACGGACAACTGGGAGGTCGTCGCGGGCTACGGGTACCAAGTGGCGGAAGTTCTGGAGGGCGGAAGGACCGTTTCGTCCACGACGGGCAACGAGGTCGCCCTCGTCCCGCGCCATACTTTCTCACTGTGGAACAAATATCACTTCATGCCCAACTGGGCTGCAGCTGTTGGCGTTGTTAGCCGTAGCGACATGTACGCGAGCATAGATAATACAGTAACGCTGCCCGGCTTCGCCCGTCTCGACGCGGCGCTGTTCTGGGACATCAACGAGAACCTGGCGGCGCAGCTCAACGTCGAGAACGTGCTCGATACCGAGTACTACTCGACGGCGCATAACAACAACAACATCACGCCCGGCTCACCGCGCGCTTACTTCCTGACCGTCACGAGCCGGTTCTAA
- a CDS encoding Fe2+-dependent dioxygenase, with product MLVTIPDVLKPEEVAHVRRVLESTNWVDGRVTAGDQAVKVKNNLQVPIDAPAAQDLGQIVLRALANNPKFMTAALPLRVLPPMFNRYDEGMTFGAHVDGSIRALPGGQRMRTDVSSTLFLTPPEEYDGGELVVHDTYGTHSVKLPAGHMVVYPATSMHSVTPVTRGSRWASFFWTQSMIKDDWQRHMLYDLDMSIMSIRARLPDDDPAVIALAAHYHNLIRHWAET from the coding sequence ATGCTCGTCACGATCCCCGACGTGCTCAAACCCGAGGAAGTGGCGCATGTCCGCCGCGTCCTCGAAAGCACCAACTGGGTGGATGGGCGCGTGACGGCTGGTGACCAGGCGGTCAAGGTCAAGAACAACCTTCAGGTTCCGATCGATGCGCCGGCAGCGCAGGATCTCGGGCAGATCGTCCTGCGCGCGCTCGCCAACAATCCGAAGTTCATGACGGCGGCGCTGCCGCTGCGCGTGCTGCCGCCCATGTTCAATCGTTACGACGAGGGCATGACGTTCGGCGCGCATGTGGATGGCTCGATCCGCGCGCTGCCCGGCGGGCAGCGGATGCGCACGGACGTGTCGTCGACGCTGTTTCTGACGCCGCCCGAGGAGTACGATGGCGGTGAGCTTGTCGTGCACGACACCTACGGCACGCACTCGGTGAAGTTGCCGGCGGGGCACATGGTCGTCTATCCGGCGACCAGCATGCATAGCGTGACGCCCGTTACGCGGGGTAGCCGCTGGGCCTCGTTCTTCTGGACGCAGTCGATGATCAAGGACGACTGGCAGCGACACATGCTCTACGATCTCGACATGTCGATCATGAGCATCCGCGCGCGACTTCCCGACGACGATCCTGCCGTGATCGCGCTTGCGGCGCATTATCACAATCTGATCCGGCACTGGGCGGAGACCTGA
- a CDS encoding TonB-dependent receptor, which translates to MSSVVEPAATPHCLSLGAQVSEGGFFSGTDGRKSTSSVKLFTTFALLAVSPTTIAQAQQSAEPAPLPPITVETTAKKKKQAAAKKKAGPTSPAPVAPTQAAAAPEPSDVPPLPGQAGPVAPGEYKTDYVSSAKVTGPLLDTPQTITVVPGTIIQERKTTNLIETLRQTPGITIDAGENAFGSGGNAFNIRGFNSTGSVFIDGTRDNGSYTKDVFNVEQVEIFKGPAADNGRGGAGGYVNIVTKKPQQENFVEGNVGIGFDEYDSEMRRRAALDVNQFSGTTAVRLNTFIQDGGLAGVDVAEANAWGVAPSVAFGLGTDTRAIFTYEHVERRDVPDAGVAINRARPLFGVGIDGAGPRPGVSNLPRDTFFGLSSDYDDVNADTFLARFEHDIVPGVTISNQTRWAQVDREARYHIGGNGSALPSASMFYYDRGNESIYNQTNLSARFNTGALRHTLATGVELSREKSDALRFTGADPTQDSNVQIDTISYYLYDTVDLSRHWQVVGGIRVDHYDVELEGDAIPGVGGATRYSDSDTSIGGKVGVVYKPVREGSLYASYGTGHLPHGALLSNPDISRTGGNGFPGFIAGADPVEMHNYEIGVKWDWFGGKLSTTAALFHTVKNNVAYLNGDDIVYGEQQVQGIELGIAGNLTDRWRVFGGLVLMDSERKHGSAVDAALGGDYGGNAENGFPGVTSTNGEQLAFTPKVFATLWSTYDVTDKITLGAGFQYTGESYIGRPDDALRVIPNGKYGKLPDYFLVNLMASYDITDNIELSLNVDNVFDETYLTTANWNGSWGYLGAPRTYWLSANFKY; encoded by the coding sequence ATGAGTTCAGTTGTTGAGCCGGCTGCGACGCCGCATTGCTTGAGCCTTGGTGCGCAAGTTTCCGAAGGTGGTTTTTTTTCCGGCACTGACGGCCGTAAGTCGACATCGTCGGTGAAGCTCTTTACCACCTTCGCACTGTTGGCCGTGAGCCCCACTACGATTGCGCAGGCGCAGCAATCGGCAGAGCCGGCCCCATTGCCACCGATAACCGTCGAGACGACTGCCAAAAAGAAAAAGCAGGCCGCCGCCAAGAAGAAGGCCGGGCCGACGAGCCCGGCGCCTGTTGCGCCGACGCAGGCCGCGGCCGCGCCCGAGCCGAGCGATGTGCCGCCGCTGCCGGGTCAGGCTGGTCCTGTCGCACCTGGTGAGTACAAGACCGACTACGTGTCGTCGGCCAAGGTAACGGGGCCACTGCTCGATACGCCGCAGACCATCACGGTCGTGCCCGGCACGATCATTCAGGAGCGCAAGACCACCAACCTCATCGAGACGCTGCGGCAGACGCCGGGCATCACGATCGATGCCGGCGAAAATGCTTTCGGCTCAGGTGGCAACGCGTTTAACATCCGCGGCTTCAACTCCACGGGCAGCGTCTTTATCGATGGCACGCGCGACAACGGCAGCTACACCAAGGACGTGTTCAACGTCGAGCAGGTCGAGATCTTCAAGGGGCCTGCGGCTGACAACGGCCGTGGAGGTGCTGGTGGTTACGTCAACATCGTGACCAAGAAGCCGCAGCAGGAGAACTTCGTCGAAGGCAATGTCGGCATCGGCTTCGACGAATACGATTCCGAGATGCGCCGCCGCGCTGCGCTCGACGTCAATCAGTTCTCCGGCACGACGGCCGTGCGCCTGAACACGTTCATCCAGGACGGTGGTCTGGCGGGTGTGGATGTTGCCGAGGCGAATGCCTGGGGCGTGGCACCGTCCGTTGCGTTCGGGCTCGGCACCGATACGCGCGCCATCTTCACCTATGAGCACGTCGAGCGTCGCGACGTTCCGGATGCGGGCGTGGCGATCAATCGTGCGCGCCCGCTATTCGGTGTTGGTATCGATGGTGCGGGACCGCGTCCGGGTGTGAGCAACCTGCCGCGCGACACGTTCTTCGGTCTGTCTTCGGACTACGATGACGTAAACGCAGACACGTTCCTGGCGCGCTTCGAGCACGACATCGTACCCGGCGTCACGATCAGCAACCAGACGCGTTGGGCGCAGGTGGATCGCGAAGCGCGGTATCACATTGGCGGTAATGGCTCTGCGCTGCCGTCTGCCTCGATGTTCTATTACGATCGCGGTAATGAGAGCATCTATAATCAGACGAATCTGAGCGCGCGGTTCAATACGGGTGCGTTGCGTCACACTCTAGCTACCGGTGTCGAGCTCTCGCGAGAGAAGAGCGACGCTTTGCGGTTTACCGGCGCAGATCCAACGCAGGACAGCAATGTCCAGATCGATACGATCTCTTACTACCTCTATGACACCGTTGACCTGAGCCGGCATTGGCAGGTCGTGGGCGGCATTCGCGTTGACCACTACGATGTGGAGCTTGAAGGAGACGCCATTCCCGGCGTCGGTGGCGCAACCCGATACAGCGATAGCGATACGTCGATCGGCGGAAAGGTCGGCGTGGTCTACAAGCCTGTGAGAGAAGGCAGCCTCTATGCGTCCTACGGCACGGGACACCTGCCTCACGGAGCGCTCCTGTCCAATCCTGACATCTCGCGCACGGGTGGTAACGGCTTCCCCGGCTTCATTGCCGGCGCCGATCCGGTTGAGATGCACAACTACGAAATCGGCGTGAAGTGGGATTGGTTCGGCGGCAAGCTGTCGACGACGGCTGCGCTCTTCCATACCGTGAAGAATAATGTCGCTTATCTGAACGGTGACGATATCGTCTACGGCGAGCAGCAGGTGCAGGGCATCGAGCTTGGCATCGCAGGCAACCTCACCGATCGCTGGAGGGTGTTCGGCGGCTTGGTGTTGATGGACAGCGAGCGCAAGCATGGATCCGCAGTCGATGCGGCCCTCGGCGGTGACTATGGCGGCAACGCCGAGAACGGCTTCCCGGGCGTGACGAGCACCAATGGCGAACAGCTGGCTTTTACGCCGAAAGTATTCGCCACCCTGTGGTCGACCTACGACGTCACAGACAAGATCACGCTCGGCGCGGGCTTCCAGTACACGGGCGAGTCGTACATCGGTCGCCCGGATGACGCGCTGCGCGTCATTCCCAACGGCAAGTACGGCAAGCTGCCGGACTACTTCCTCGTCAACCTGATGGCCTCGTACGACATCACGGACAACATCGAGCTGTCGCTCAATGTCGACAACGTATTCGACGAGACCTACCTGACGACGGCAAACTGGAACGGAAGCTGGGGGTACCTCGGCGCGCCGCGCACCTACTGGCTGAGCGCGAACTTCAAGTACTGA